A genome region from Chthonomonas sp. includes the following:
- a CDS encoding leucine--tRNA ligase, producing MLDRYEPSNFEAKWREEWRKADLFRTREDAGRPKFYGLDFFPYPSGAGLSVGHCRNYIPTDVLCRMKFMQGYNVLHPMGFDAFGLPAENEAIKRKSHPAPMIDRYAARYREQMDLVGVGYDWSREFKSCEPSYYKWTQWIFGELYKKGLAYRSNAPVNWCPKDKTALANEEVVGGLCERCGTPVEKKLIPQWYFRITEYAQRLIDDLDDLDWPEGIKNQQRNWIGRSEGVEFAMKVAETAGAGNIIDFDSGTEHEELRFSVFTTRIDTIFGMSFCVLAPEHPVVDKLLPQMTEDQKRQVDGYRVRTREMSDIARQSEDREKTGVFIGFHALNPANGMAVPIYIADYVLLGYGTGAIMAVPGHDQRDFDFAKRFGLPILPVIAPHAEAQAEIDAAHARGQAFEAKDGVLINSGEFTGLSVTDAQEQLGEWIEAHDIGERKVNYKLRDWLISRQRYWGCPIPIIHAVDGEEQLVPMGDLPVELPDVENYEPSGDGSSPLAQISDFVNVTDRDGRLGRRETDTMGGFACSSWYFLRFCDPHNEGAAWDPAKANYWMPVDCYVGGAEHAVMHLLYARFWTKVLFDLGLVSCKEPFRRLMNQGQVLGNTPYRAPQADERLDVGEDGILISYEEAAELPESDVTWKFVRMSKSKGNVVTPDEAVEQYGADALRIYELFVAPFDADVMWSNEGMQGAVRFLSRVMRFVTEIQPTYNAEWAKSIVASPENEKLRRATHQLCRKVTQDVDRFAFNTAIAAMMTFLNTCGDLRKEGVSDPLAWSEAAETLTLLLAPFAPHTADEVWESLGYEGFTYLAEWPKFDEALAADNTVTIAVQVNGKLRETFEAPAIATKDELEAIARDLPKVRTFTEGLTVRKVVVVPGKLVNIVAN from the coding sequence ATGTTGGACCGATACGAACCGTCGAATTTTGAGGCTAAGTGGCGCGAGGAATGGCGAAAAGCCGACCTATTCCGCACGCGCGAGGATGCCGGGCGACCCAAGTTCTACGGCCTCGACTTCTTCCCGTATCCCAGCGGTGCCGGTCTGAGCGTTGGGCATTGCCGCAACTACATTCCCACCGACGTGCTGTGCCGCATGAAGTTCATGCAGGGCTACAACGTGCTGCACCCGATGGGTTTCGACGCGTTCGGGTTGCCTGCCGAAAACGAGGCGATCAAGCGCAAGTCGCACCCCGCGCCCATGATCGATCGCTACGCCGCGCGCTACCGCGAGCAGATGGATCTCGTTGGCGTGGGCTACGACTGGAGTCGCGAGTTCAAAAGCTGCGAGCCGAGCTACTACAAGTGGACACAATGGATTTTCGGCGAACTCTACAAAAAGGGCCTCGCGTACCGGTCGAATGCACCGGTGAACTGGTGCCCCAAGGATAAGACCGCGCTCGCGAACGAGGAAGTGGTCGGCGGGCTGTGCGAGCGCTGTGGCACTCCGGTTGAAAAGAAGCTCATTCCGCAGTGGTACTTCCGCATCACCGAATACGCGCAGCGCCTGATTGATGACCTGGATGATCTCGACTGGCCCGAAGGAATCAAGAACCAGCAGCGCAACTGGATCGGGCGCAGCGAAGGCGTGGAGTTTGCCATGAAGGTGGCCGAGACGGCGGGCGCGGGCAACATCATTGACTTTGACTCGGGCACCGAGCACGAGGAACTGCGCTTTAGCGTCTTCACCACCCGCATCGACACGATTTTCGGCATGAGCTTTTGCGTACTCGCGCCGGAACACCCGGTCGTGGACAAGCTGCTGCCCCAAATGACCGAGGACCAAAAGCGTCAAGTGGACGGGTACCGGGTGCGCACTCGCGAAATGAGCGATATTGCGCGCCAAAGCGAAGACCGCGAGAAGACCGGCGTCTTCATCGGGTTTCACGCGCTGAACCCCGCGAATGGCATGGCGGTGCCGATCTACATCGCGGACTACGTGCTGCTCGGTTACGGCACCGGCGCGATCATGGCGGTGCCCGGCCACGATCAGCGTGACTTCGATTTCGCCAAGAGGTTTGGGTTGCCGATCCTGCCCGTCATCGCGCCGCATGCCGAGGCCCAAGCCGAGATTGACGCCGCCCACGCTCGGGGTCAGGCGTTCGAAGCGAAGGACGGAGTGCTCATCAACAGCGGCGAGTTCACCGGGCTCAGCGTGACCGACGCGCAGGAGCAACTTGGCGAGTGGATCGAAGCGCACGACATCGGCGAGCGCAAAGTCAACTACAAATTGCGCGACTGGCTGATCAGTCGACAGCGCTATTGGGGCTGCCCGATTCCGATTATTCACGCCGTGGATGGCGAGGAGCAGCTCGTGCCGATGGGCGATCTGCCGGTCGAACTGCCCGACGTGGAGAACTATGAGCCGAGCGGCGATGGGAGTTCGCCACTGGCGCAGATCAGCGACTTTGTCAACGTGACCGATCGCGATGGCCGCTTGGGTCGCCGCGAGACGGATACGATGGGCGGTTTCGCCTGTAGCTCGTGGTACTTCCTGCGCTTCTGCGATCCGCACAACGAGGGCGCGGCGTGGGATCCGGCGAAGGCCAACTACTGGATGCCGGTGGACTGCTACGTCGGCGGCGCGGAGCACGCCGTGATGCACCTCCTGTACGCCCGCTTCTGGACCAAGGTGCTGTTTGATCTCGGGCTGGTGAGCTGCAAAGAGCCGTTCCGTCGCCTGATGAATCAGGGCCAGGTGCTGGGCAACACGCCGTACCGCGCGCCCCAAGCCGATGAGCGTTTGGATGTCGGCGAAGATGGGATTTTGATTTCGTACGAAGAGGCGGCCGAACTGCCGGAGAGCGACGTGACCTGGAAATTTGTTCGCATGAGCAAGTCGAAGGGCAACGTGGTGACGCCGGACGAGGCGGTCGAGCAGTACGGCGCGGACGCGCTGCGCATCTACGAGTTGTTCGTCGCCCCGTTCGACGCCGACGTGATGTGGTCGAATGAGGGCATGCAGGGGGCCGTCCGGTTCCTTTCGCGGGTGATGCGGTTTGTGACGGAGATTCAGCCCACCTACAATGCCGAGTGGGCCAAGTCCATCGTCGCCTCACCGGAGAACGAAAAGCTGCGCCGGGCCACGCACCAACTCTGCCGCAAGGTCACGCAAGACGTGGATCGGTTTGCGTTCAACACTGCGATCGCGGCGATGATGACGTTCCTCAATACTTGCGGCGACCTGCGCAAGGAAGGCGTGAGCGACCCGCTCGCCTGGAGCGAAGCCGCCGAAACTCTGACCCTGTTGCTCGCGCCGTTCGCGCCGCACACCGCCGACGAAGTGTGGGAATCGCTCGGGTACGAAGGCTTTACGTACCTGGCCGAATGGCCCAAGTTTGACGAGGCGCTGGCCGCCGACAACACCGTGACGATCGCGGTTCAGGTGAACGGCAAGCTCCGCGAAACCTTTGAGGCGCCGGCTATCGCGACCAAGGACGAGCTCGAAGCCATTGCGCGCGACCTGCCCAAGGTGCGAACGTTTACGGAAGGTCTGACCGTCCGCAAGGTGGTGGTCGTGCCGGGCAAGTTGGTGAACATTGTTGCGAACTAA
- a CDS encoding J domain-containing protein — MLHTHMAQDFYRVLELDRKADDKAIKAAFRRLARKYHPDLNPNDKAAEAKFKEINNAHEVLSDPEKRKLYDQYGDNWDKVQAGGGDFGDGMNFGGGGLEDIFGAMFQNFGSTREAGRRQASVPPRDVVQPVDMTLEELDKGTKRTLTYQVDDACKSCSGTGQVRMRAAHDCPGCRGTGRVSGGLFGGAATCPECDGTGKTNFEKCPSCRGTAVSKTTKKVEVTIPAGISDGKKLRVPGRGGVGTTGKAGDLYVVIRELPHNQFKRVGEDLQTEVEVPFTTAALGGEISVPTLRGKVSMRIPELSQSGQTFRLAEQGMAKLKGGRSNLMVKIKLAMPKTLTAEQRELLRKLAALEVEHAR, encoded by the coding sequence GTGCTCCATACGCACATGGCGCAAGATTTCTATCGTGTTCTGGAACTAGATCGCAAGGCCGACGACAAGGCGATTAAGGCTGCGTTCCGTCGCCTCGCGCGCAAGTATCACCCCGACCTGAACCCTAACGACAAGGCCGCTGAGGCCAAGTTTAAGGAGATCAACAACGCGCACGAAGTGCTGAGCGATCCCGAGAAGCGCAAGCTCTACGACCAATACGGCGACAACTGGGACAAGGTGCAGGCCGGCGGCGGAGATTTTGGCGACGGCATGAACTTCGGCGGCGGCGGATTGGAAGACATCTTCGGCGCAATGTTTCAGAACTTTGGCAGCACTCGCGAGGCGGGCCGACGCCAAGCCTCGGTGCCTCCGCGCGATGTCGTGCAACCCGTGGACATGACGCTGGAAGAGCTCGACAAGGGTACCAAGCGGACCCTGACTTACCAAGTGGACGACGCCTGCAAAAGCTGCAGCGGCACCGGCCAAGTGCGCATGCGCGCGGCCCACGATTGCCCCGGCTGTCGCGGCACGGGCCGCGTCAGTGGCGGGCTGTTTGGTGGCGCGGCCACCTGCCCCGAGTGCGATGGCACCGGCAAAACAAACTTCGAAAAATGTCCTTCGTGCCGCGGCACCGCGGTTTCCAAAACCACCAAAAAGGTGGAAGTGACGATCCCTGCGGGCATCTCGGACGGCAAGAAACTGCGCGTGCCCGGGCGCGGTGGTGTCGGCACGACCGGCAAGGCGGGCGACCTCTACGTGGTCATTCGCGAGCTTCCGCACAACCAGTTTAAGCGGGTCGGCGAAGACCTCCAAACCGAGGTTGAGGTTCCGTTTACGACCGCCGCCTTGGGCGGAGAAATTTCTGTGCCGACTCTGCGTGGCAAGGTTTCGATGCGCATTCCCGAACTTTCGCAGTCGGGCCAAACGTTCCGGCTCGCCGAGCAGGGCATGGCCAAGCTCAAGGGCGGTCGCAGCAACCTCATGGTGAAGATCAAGCTGGCGATGCCCAAGACTTTGACCGCCGAGCAGCGCGAATTGCTGAGGAAGCTGGCCGCGCTGGAGGTGGAACATGCCCGATGA
- a CDS encoding MerR family transcriptional regulator, with protein sequence MPDDGQPVYMIGVAAQLCQVHPQTLRQYERIGLVVPSRVGSKNRLYSEADIRRVQRIQRLTQSMGVNLAGVEIILRLLDDMDELRRDMETQFEEFRLEAERRIQDLASQSNLPVRRDEQLLPTRQIQWRRPEI encoded by the coding sequence ATGCCCGATGACGGGCAGCCGGTCTACATGATCGGCGTCGCCGCCCAGCTGTGCCAAGTCCATCCGCAGACCCTGCGGCAATACGAGCGGATCGGGCTCGTGGTGCCGTCGCGAGTCGGCTCCAAAAACCGCCTCTATAGCGAAGCCGATATTCGCCGCGTGCAACGCATTCAACGCCTGACCCAGAGCATGGGCGTGAACCTCGCCGGCGTGGAGATTATCTTGCGACTGCTGGACGATATGGACGAGCTTCGCCGGGACATGGAGACGCAGTTTGAGGAGTTCCGCCTGGAAGCCGAGCGCCGGATTCAGGACCTCGCGAGCCAAAGCAACCTACCCGTGCGCCGCGACGAGCAGCTTCTACCAACGCGCCAAATTCAGTGGCGTCGCCCCGAAATCTAA
- a CDS encoding carbonic anhydrase produces the protein MITAFAMLAMDTHGHAPAKPASTKTNSSSYIRVYKPGETEGTEGLAKLIEGNSRFIKSTAKGPNRTKATREHVAKKQAPFASILTCADSRLSPELIFDQGFGDLFVVRVAGNVADTFGIASLEYAAEHLGSKVILVLGHERCGAVKAACDTFVAAHANHGESGSPEAVKSSIPALIEFLMPSVTEAAEHQTSSLLDEAISVNADHTVKDLLAKSPLLTEMAHKGEVKIVSGVYDLDTGKVTLHK, from the coding sequence ATGATTACTGCATTTGCAATGCTGGCCATGGACACCCATGGTCATGCGCCCGCCAAACCGGCGAGCACCAAAACGAATTCGTCGTCTTACATCCGTGTCTACAAGCCGGGTGAAACCGAAGGCACCGAGGGCCTGGCCAAGCTGATCGAAGGCAATTCGCGCTTCATCAAGTCGACGGCCAAGGGTCCCAACCGCACCAAGGCCACTCGCGAGCACGTCGCCAAAAAGCAGGCGCCGTTTGCGAGCATCCTCACCTGTGCGGATTCGCGGCTGTCGCCCGAGCTGATCTTCGACCAAGGTTTCGGCGACCTTTTCGTCGTGCGCGTGGCCGGTAACGTGGCGGACACATTTGGGATCGCGAGCCTGGAATACGCTGCCGAGCACCTGGGCTCGAAGGTGATCTTGGTTTTGGGCCACGAGCGCTGCGGCGCGGTGAAGGCGGCATGCGATACCTTCGTGGCGGCCCACGCCAATCACGGCGAATCTGGCTCGCCCGAAGCGGTCAAGTCCAGCATCCCGGCGCTGATCGAGTTCCTGATGCCGAGCGTAACCGAGGCCGCCGAGCACCAGACCTCTTCCCTGCTGGATGAGGCGATCAGTGTCAACGCGGACCATACCGTCAAGGACCTGCTCGCCAAGTCGCCCTTGCTCACCGAGATGGCGCACAAGGGCGAGGTCAAGATCGTGAGCGGCGTCTACGATCTTGATACCGGCAAGGTCACTCTGCACAAGTAA
- a CDS encoding alkaline phosphatase produces MANLSRRGLLGAGLAGLTAAVSSQAPFNVENPVVRLKRRPKNIIFVVFDGMGVQCPTIAHHFQQMMGKAGGDWQWLMDLPETKLALQDTRSLNCVVTDSSAAASTWGSGRRIFNGMTNMYPDGTKLRTLVQLMHAKRVKCGLVTTTTITHATPTGFALNCIDRDLQPLMAEMYPESGVDVVMGGGNNYIAADLRSDKKDAYEGYRRAGFQIVRTRDEMRALRTGKVLGVFADSHLPYTIDRRNDAKLRSNVPTLAELTTKAIELLDGGPNGFLLQVEAGRVDHANHGNDCVGMLYDQIEGEAALRAAVEFAMRDGDTLVIATADHACGGVALNGAGSEYEDANTGLLKLKDAKGSASSISAWAAAGAKLGKLKAADIQDKVEDVLKVQLTEEEALYVKDAAYEKTKDALPIFRRGLSDVLGVVLANHYKIGFTSGNHTNDAVPVLAWGPGSENIHGLIKNTWFNTFILATKDIQHKNPLMTYAEAREHYDKMKKAIDPDWYEMYAAHEECACHG; encoded by the coding sequence GTGGCTAACCTCTCCCGTCGTGGACTTTTAGGTGCTGGGCTTGCGGGCCTCACCGCCGCCGTCTCCTCGCAAGCGCCGTTCAATGTTGAGAATCCTGTCGTGCGGCTCAAGCGACGACCCAAGAACATTATCTTTGTCGTGTTCGATGGCATGGGCGTTCAATGTCCAACCATCGCGCATCACTTTCAACAGATGATGGGGAAGGCGGGTGGCGACTGGCAGTGGCTCATGGACTTGCCTGAGACGAAACTGGCCCTGCAAGACACGCGATCGCTCAACTGCGTGGTCACCGACTCCTCGGCCGCGGCGAGCACCTGGGGGTCGGGCCGACGAATCTTCAACGGGATGACGAATATGTATCCCGACGGCACCAAACTGCGCACGCTGGTGCAACTGATGCATGCCAAGCGGGTGAAGTGCGGACTGGTTACGACGACCACGATTACCCACGCCACGCCCACCGGATTCGCGCTCAACTGTATAGACCGTGATCTGCAGCCGCTCATGGCGGAGATGTATCCCGAGTCGGGCGTTGACGTCGTGATGGGGGGCGGAAACAACTACATCGCGGCGGACCTGCGCAGCGACAAGAAGGATGCTTACGAAGGCTACCGACGCGCCGGATTCCAGATCGTCCGAACCCGCGATGAAATGCGCGCGCTGCGCACCGGCAAGGTGCTCGGCGTGTTCGCCGACAGCCACCTGCCATACACGATTGATCGCCGCAACGACGCCAAGTTGCGCTCCAATGTCCCGACCCTCGCCGAGTTGACCACCAAAGCAATTGAGCTATTGGACGGCGGCCCGAACGGATTTCTGCTCCAAGTCGAAGCCGGCCGCGTGGACCACGCGAATCATGGCAACGACTGCGTGGGCATGCTGTACGACCAAATTGAGGGCGAAGCCGCATTGCGGGCCGCCGTTGAGTTTGCCATGCGCGACGGAGACACCCTCGTCATTGCCACCGCCGACCACGCGTGCGGCGGGGTGGCTCTGAATGGTGCGGGGAGCGAGTACGAGGATGCGAATACAGGCCTGCTCAAACTGAAAGACGCCAAGGGCTCGGCAAGCAGCATCAGTGCGTGGGCAGCCGCCGGGGCCAAACTTGGCAAGCTCAAAGCCGCCGACATTCAAGACAAGGTGGAAGACGTGCTGAAGGTTCAGCTCACCGAAGAGGAGGCGCTCTACGTGAAGGACGCCGCTTACGAAAAGACGAAGGATGCGCTCCCGATTTTCCGGCGCGGACTGAGTGATGTGCTCGGCGTGGTGTTAGCGAACCACTATAAGATCGGCTTTACCAGCGGCAACCACACCAACGATGCCGTGCCCGTGCTCGCCTGGGGGCCGGGGAGCGAGAACATCCACGGCTTGATCAAGAACACATGGTTCAACACGTTTATTCTCGCCACCAAGGATATTCAGCACAAGAACCCGCTGATGACCTACGCCGAGGCGCGTGAGCACTACGACAAAATGAAGAAGGCGATTGACCCCGATTGGTACGAAATGTACGCCGCGCACGAAGAGTGCGCTTGTCACGGGTAG
- a CDS encoding proteasome accessory factor PafA2 family protein — MPSLPQRIMGVETEFGCLVRDPDLMKPAEAVETVKNAAFYDLKIGALDLHARDEVFEPARSGGFLRNGARLYIDNVGSHLEYATAECLGLRDLIANDRAGQRLVLRALAESGLGDEVAFYNNSVDHFGGHTFGCHENYLAHVDDEFFAHRLEFILPFLVTRQIFAGVGRVGGHVLSDGNRRPTFDEVMQNPVDYIWVSNVYQVDPDETVDFQISQRADHILKVAASRVRFNRAMINPKWEHFYDHDEFKRLHILFGEANQSEYAYALRVGTTALVLRLSEEGFLTDQGMIMNNPILGLRQVSRNLGLDTKLGGPNLKPSDIQRRFLELADQEYRGETDETDWVLREWAQTLDDLDRDPLSLGHKLDWVAKYTMIRDFTESENLTWKDDICHSLDMEYHNIDPQQSLYYALPHRERLTTETDIVNAMSEGPADTRARVRGQLVAKAMELRPPNSYTIDWDGVALGRNEYYDLADPYGTELQRDE, encoded by the coding sequence ATGCCGAGTTTGCCGCAAAGAATCATGGGCGTGGAAACTGAGTTTGGTTGCCTGGTTCGCGATCCTGACCTCATGAAACCCGCCGAGGCGGTGGAGACGGTGAAAAACGCGGCGTTCTACGATTTGAAAATCGGCGCGCTCGACCTGCACGCCCGCGACGAAGTCTTTGAACCCGCCCGCTCGGGCGGGTTTTTGCGCAACGGGGCGCGGCTCTATATTGATAACGTCGGCTCTCACCTGGAATACGCCACCGCCGAGTGTCTCGGCCTGCGCGACCTCATCGCAAACGACCGCGCCGGACAACGCCTGGTTTTGCGCGCGCTCGCCGAAAGCGGGCTCGGCGACGAGGTGGCCTTCTACAACAATTCGGTGGACCACTTCGGCGGGCACACGTTCGGCTGCCACGAGAATTATCTGGCCCACGTGGACGACGAGTTCTTTGCGCACCGCCTGGAGTTCATCCTTCCCTTTTTGGTGACGCGACAGATATTCGCCGGTGTGGGGCGGGTCGGCGGACACGTGCTCAGCGATGGCAACCGTCGCCCCACCTTTGACGAGGTGATGCAGAACCCGGTGGACTACATTTGGGTGAGCAACGTGTACCAGGTGGACCCGGACGAGACGGTTGACTTTCAGATCAGTCAGCGCGCCGACCACATTCTCAAGGTTGCGGCCAGTCGCGTGCGCTTCAACCGCGCGATGATCAATCCCAAGTGGGAGCACTTTTACGATCACGACGAGTTTAAGCGGCTGCACATTTTGTTCGGCGAGGCCAACCAAAGCGAGTATGCCTACGCGCTCAGGGTCGGCACCACGGCGCTGGTGCTTCGCCTCAGCGAAGAAGGTTTCTTGACCGATCAAGGGATGATTATGAACAACCCGATTTTGGGTTTGCGGCAAGTCAGTCGCAACCTCGGGCTCGACACCAAACTCGGCGGACCCAACCTCAAGCCGAGCGATATTCAGCGACGCTTTTTGGAACTCGCCGACCAGGAGTATCGCGGTGAAACCGACGAAACCGACTGGGTTCTGCGCGAATGGGCGCAGACGCTCGACGATCTGGATCGCGACCCGCTAAGCCTGGGTCACAAGCTCGATTGGGTGGCCAAGTACACGATGATTCGCGACTTCACCGAGAGCGAGAACCTCACCTGGAAGGACGACATATGCCACTCGCTGGATATGGAGTACCACAACATCGATCCGCAGCAGTCGCTCTACTACGCATTGCCCCACCGCGAGCGGCTCACCACCGAAACGGACATCGTGAACGCCATGTCCGAAGGGCCTGCCGATACCCGCGCCCGCGTGCGAGGCCAGCTCGTGGCGAAGGCGATGGAACTGCGCCCACCCAACAGCTATACGATCGACTGGGATGGGGTGGCGCTGGGCCGCAACGAGTACTACGATCTCGCCGATCCCTACGGAACCGAGCTACAGCGGGACGAGTAA
- the rpmE gene encoding 50S ribosomal protein L31, giving the protein MKSGIHPANHPVLFVDGEHEWTGLSTMKSSETRAVDGVEHFVIRVDISAFTHPLYTGQKKIVDSAGRVEKFMRRYANQGKK; this is encoded by the coding sequence ATGAAGTCTGGCATCCATCCCGCAAATCACCCGGTCCTGTTCGTCGACGGCGAGCACGAGTGGACTGGTCTGAGCACCATGAAGTCGTCGGAAACCCGCGCGGTGGATGGCGTGGAGCACTTTGTTATCCGCGTCGACATCAGCGCCTTTACTCACCCGCTTTACACCGGTCAAAAGAAGATCGTGGACAGCGCGGGCCGCGTCGAAAAGTTTATGCGACGCTACGCCAACCAAGGCAAGAAGTAA
- a CDS encoding OmpA family protein — protein MSLLESLKSLVTPELLARASEFLGEGEANLSKGLSVGLPAAVLQAGSHAPDSPALTNAFDILGKIPTEDPVRAAQGQDAGTFLPDFLKSILGDKADAMSKVLGEVSGVKGAASGGLIALIGGLLMNFLGGKMKTDGLNPAGLVDMVGKEKGALLSALPAGLAGMFGGGADAMPKIGTATAVAAGSPVMATTSGLSETRSNTRWVAPALLAIFAIGGFLLFQSCQKSRAEGGGHGEETSTASHEANPNEKIAMEAREIKKPTDKQGPPSGQPAGDMSPAMAQPIEGQPGMVNLSLPGGMTITASDSGIETSLVNFIMDSTKPVDKTTWFNFDRLTFDTGKATLKPESDAQLKNMVAILKAFPNVSLKIGGYTDNVGDPAMNLKLSGERAKNVMMKIVTMGVAADRLDAEGYGEQHPEASNDTEEGRAQNRRIAARVSAK, from the coding sequence ATGAGTCTGCTGGAATCCTTAAAGTCCCTCGTCACCCCCGAATTGCTGGCGCGCGCCAGTGAGTTTCTTGGCGAAGGTGAGGCGAACCTGAGCAAGGGCCTCTCGGTCGGCCTGCCCGCCGCGGTCCTGCAGGCCGGGTCGCATGCGCCGGATTCGCCGGCGCTCACCAACGCATTTGATATCTTGGGCAAGATTCCCACCGAAGACCCCGTGCGGGCGGCCCAAGGACAGGACGCGGGCACGTTCTTGCCGGACTTCCTCAAGAGCATTCTCGGTGACAAGGCCGACGCGATGAGTAAGGTCCTCGGCGAAGTCAGCGGCGTGAAGGGCGCGGCATCGGGCGGCCTCATCGCCCTCATCGGCGGCCTCTTGATGAATTTCTTGGGCGGCAAAATGAAGACCGACGGCCTCAACCCGGCCGGTTTAGTGGATATGGTCGGCAAGGAAAAGGGCGCATTGCTATCCGCTCTCCCGGCCGGATTGGCGGGCATGTTCGGCGGCGGCGCCGATGCCATGCCGAAGATAGGGACGGCCACTGCCGTGGCCGCAGGTTCGCCGGTCATGGCGACGACGAGTGGTCTTTCGGAGACGCGTAGCAACACGCGTTGGGTGGCTCCGGCTTTGCTGGCCATTTTCGCGATCGGCGGATTCTTGCTTTTCCAAAGTTGCCAAAAGTCGCGCGCCGAAGGCGGCGGCCACGGGGAAGAAACTTCTACCGCTTCGCATGAAGCCAACCCCAACGAAAAGATTGCCATGGAGGCTCGCGAGATCAAAAAGCCCACCGACAAGCAGGGTCCGCCTAGTGGCCAACCCGCGGGCGATATGAGTCCGGCGATGGCTCAGCCGATTGAGGGGCAGCCCGGCATGGTCAACCTCTCGTTGCCTGGCGGAATGACCATCACCGCCTCGGACAGCGGGATCGAAACGAGCCTGGTGAACTTCATCATGGACTCGACGAAGCCCGTGGACAAGACCACTTGGTTCAACTTTGATCGCCTTACGTTTGACACCGGCAAGGCGACGCTCAAGCCCGAATCGGACGCACAACTCAAGAATATGGTGGCGATTCTCAAGGCGTTCCCGAACGTCAGCCTCAAGATCGGTGGTTACACCGACAACGTTGGTGACCCCGCGATGAATCTCAAACTGTCGGGCGAACGCGCCAAGAACGTGATGATGAAGATCGTCACCATGGGCGTGGCCGCCGACCGGCTTGACGCTGAAGGCTACGGCGAGCAGCATCCGGAAGCGTCAAACGATACCGAAGAAGGCCGAGCGCAAAATCGTCGCATCGCGGCTCGCGTCAGCGCGAAATAG
- a CDS encoding MFS transporter, translating into MRAHPSAQVLRIPDFRLMWLGAFLSFCGSWVQMVAQGWLVYELTGDKSKLALVGFINTIPVFLSAPIMGALVDTLDKRKVLIFCQIMFAMSAFSMAFMCWSGHIRYEYILIAAFMNGLTGALEMPTRQSIVSRVVPLEQLHAAIPLNAMTFNLARILGPSVGGLLYYWLGPTANYGVNGISYIFLIGAVVKIKADLSVRTKRTEPVRDLIVEGMRYTWREPMLRTLFIMEMVLSIFALFYLNLLSAYVKDVLRMDERGLGGVMTTIGLGAISGLIVISVLANRPVKAKIVQTAMIMVGLAVVGMSLTTNLFLASMCFMLAGAGAVAQFNTTGALFQILAPERMRGRVISMHVWALSGIGPLSLPFFGWMAQTRGLQPTLGIGGGVVLVTALAYAAFDKSLGELDSRLIEIQRAVPHE; encoded by the coding sequence TTGCGCGCCCACCCCAGCGCGCAGGTGTTGCGCATCCCCGACTTCCGGCTCATGTGGCTGGGAGCATTTCTTAGTTTTTGTGGCAGCTGGGTGCAAATGGTCGCCCAGGGCTGGCTCGTGTATGAACTCACCGGCGACAAAAGCAAGCTCGCGCTGGTCGGGTTCATCAACACCATCCCGGTGTTTTTGAGCGCGCCTATCATGGGCGCGTTGGTGGATACGCTCGACAAGCGCAAGGTGCTGATCTTCTGCCAGATCATGTTCGCCATGTCGGCGTTCTCCATGGCGTTCATGTGCTGGTCGGGCCATATTCGGTACGAGTACATCCTCATCGCGGCCTTTATGAATGGCCTCACGGGCGCGCTGGAAATGCCGACTCGCCAAAGCATTGTGAGCCGCGTGGTGCCGCTGGAGCAGTTGCACGCGGCGATCCCGCTCAACGCGATGACGTTCAACTTGGCCCGGATTCTGGGACCCTCGGTCGGCGGTTTGCTGTACTACTGGCTCGGCCCGACCGCGAACTACGGAGTCAACGGCATTAGCTACATCTTCCTCATCGGCGCGGTCGTGAAGATCAAGGCCGACCTCAGCGTGCGCACCAAGCGCACCGAACCCGTGCGCGACCTCATCGTCGAAGGCATGCGCTACACCTGGCGCGAGCCGATGCTCCGCACGCTGTTCATCATGGAGATGGTGCTCAGCATCTTCGCGCTGTTTTATCTCAACCTGTTGTCGGCGTACGTCAAGGACGTGCTGCGCATGGACGAGCGCGGTCTGGGCGGCGTGATGACGACCATCGGGCTCGGCGCGATCAGTGGCCTGATTGTCATCAGCGTCCTCGCCAATCGTCCGGTCAAAGCCAAGATCGTGCAAACCGCGATGATCATGGTGGGGCTGGCTGTCGTGGGGATGTCGCTGACGACTAATCTCTTTCTCGCCTCGATGTGCTTTATGCTGGCCGGGGCGGGCGCCGTCGCTCAGTTCAACACGACCGGCGCACTGTTCCAAATTCTTGCGCCGGAGCGCATGCGGGGCCGTGTGATCTCGATGCACGTGTGGGCGCTCAGTGGCATTGGCCCGCTGAGCCTGCCATTCTTTGGGTGGATGGCGCAAACGCGCGGCTTGCAGCCCACTCTGGGCATTGGCGGCGGCGTGGTGCTCGTCACGGCGCTGGCCTACGCCGCGTTTGATAAAAGCCTCGGCGAACTGGATAGTCGCCTCATCGAAATTCAAAGGGCCGTTCCTCACGAGTGA